The sequence GCCGCCAACCTCGGGCGCATGGCCGCCGCGGGCGTCCGCTTCCGCTACGTCCGCGCCGACGTCACCTCGACCGGCGACGTCAAGGCGGCCGTCCAGCGGGTCCGCGAGGACCTGGGACCCGTGACGGCCGTCCTGCACGGCGCGGGGCGCAACGAGCCGCGCGCGCTCGCCGACCTCGACGAGGCGGGCTTCCGCCGCACCCTGGCCGTCAAGATCGCCGGTCTGGAGGCGGTGCTCGCGGCCGTCGATCCGGCGGAACTGCGGCTGCTCGTCACCTTCGGCAGCATCATCGGCCGCGCGGGACTGCGGGGCGAGGCCGACTACGCCGTCGCCAACGACTGGATGACCGACCTCGTCGCCCGGCTGCGCGAGGACCTCCCCGGCTGCCGCTGCGTGGCACTGGAGTGGTCGGTGTGGGCGGGCGCCGGGATGGGGGAGCGGCTCGGTGTGCTGGAGTCGCTGATCCGCGAGGGCATCGCGCCGATCCCGGCCGACGACGGCATCGCCATGCTCCGCCACGTGCTCGCCGACCCGGACACCCCGGACACCCTGGTGGTCATGGGCAGCACGAGCGGCCTCCCGACGCTCACCCTCGGGCAGCCGGATCTGCCCCTGCGCCGCTTCACCGAACGCGTGCGGGTCCACGTACCGGGCGTCGAACTCGTCGCCGACTCCGAGCTGTCCGCCGCCACCGACCCCTACCTCGCCGACCACCTCCTCGACGGTGTGCTGCTGCTCCCGGCCGTGCTCGGCATGGAGGCCATGGCCCAGGCCGCCGCCGCGCTCACGGGGCGGGACACGCCGCCGGTGCTGGAGCGGGCGGAGTTCCTGCGCCCGGTCGCCGTGCCCCCCGACGGCGCCACGACGATCCGCGTCGCGGTCCTCACCACCGGGCCCGGTACCGTCCGCGCCGTCATCCGCAGCGGCGAGACGGACTTCCGCGCCGACCACTTCCGCGCCGACCTGCGCTACGGACCGCGCGAGCCGCTGCCGGAGGGCCCGCCGGTCCCGCCGGGCGTCGCGCCCGCGCTGGACCCGGCCAGCGACATGTACGGGCCGGTCCTCTTCCAGGGGACCCGGTTCCAGCGGCTGGCGGGCTACCGGCACCTGGCCGCCAAGGAGTGCGTCGCGGAGATCACCACCCGGGCGGACCTGCCGTGGTTCGCCGGGTACCTCCCCTCCGGCCTGGTCCTGGCCGACCCCGGCACCCGGGACGCCCTCATGCACACCATCCAGGCGTGCGTGCCGGACGCGACCCTGCTCCCGGTCGGCGTCGCCCGGCTGCACCTCGCCGACCCCGAGGCGGCCTCGCGCACCGACCGCGTCGTCCTGCACGCCCGGGAGCGCTCGCGCGACGGCGACACCTACGTCTACGACCTCGACGTCCGCGACGAGGGCGGCGACCTCGTCGAACGCTGGGAGGGCCTGGAGCTGCGCGCCGTCCGCAAGCTGGACGGCTACGGGCCCTGGGAGCCGGCGCTGCTCGGCCCCTACCTGGAGCGCCGCCTCGAAGCGGTGCTGCCCGCCCCCGTGCGGTGCGCCGTGCTGCCCGGCTCCGCCGAGGGCGTCGAGGCCCGCCGGGCCCGTACCGCTCACGCCCTCGGCCAGGCGCTGGCCCGCCCGGTGACGCTGCGCCACCGCCCCGACGGTCGTCCCGAGGTCGACGGCGGCCCCGCCGTCTCCGCCTCGCACGGCGCGGGTGTGACCTTCGCGGTCGCGGCGGAGCGGGTCGTGGCCTGCGACGTGCAGAGCGTCGACGAGCGCTCCGCCGCCGACTGGGAGGGGCTGCTCGGGGCCGAGGGATTCGCGCTGGCCCGGCTGCTCGTGGCCGACCGGGGCGAGGACCTGTCGCTCGCCGCCTCGCGCGTCTGGGGCGCGGTCGAGTGCCTGCGCAAGAACGGGCACGCGCGGGTGGAGCTGACCGTCGACGCGGCACCGGCGGAGGAGCGGTGGGTGGTCCTCCGCTCCGGCGGTGCCCGGATCGCCACCGTCGCGGCGCTGCTGCGCGACGCCCCGCGGCCCGCGCTCTTCGCGGTCATGACGGAAGGGAACGGCTGACATGCTCCCCTACTACGAGCTGCGCCACACGGTCGGCTTCGAGGAGACGAACCTGGTCGGAAACGTCTACTACGTCAACTACGTCCGATGGCAAGGCCGTTGCCGCGAGATGTTCCTGGACGAGCACGCCCCCGAGGTACTGGAGGACATCCGGGGGGACCTGAAGCTCTTCACGCTCTCGGTGGGGTGCGACTTCTTCGCCGAGATCACCGCCTTCGACCGCCTCTCGATCCGGATGCGCCTGGAGGACCTCACGCAGACCCAGGTGGGCTTCGCCTTCGACTACGTCCGGCTGCGCGGCGACGCCGAGGATCTCGTCGCGCGCGGCCGGCAGCGGGTCGCCTGCATGCGCGGACCGAACACCGACACCAGGCCGACCCGCGTCCCCGAGGCGCTGCGCCGGGCTCTGGGGCCCTACGGCCCCGGGGCGCCCGGCGCCTCGTCCGGGCGGCCGGCCGGCTCACCGAGCGGGGTGACACCATGACCGGAACACGGCCGCCGACAGCGGTCGATCCACCGGCGGGACCGGACGGCCGACGCGAACTGCGCCGCGTCCTCGGCTCGTTCGCGACCGGGGTCACGCTCGTGACCACCGGCCGGGAGAACCCGCGCGGCATGACGGCCAACTCCTTCGCGTCCGTCTCCCTGGAGCCGGCGCTGGTGCTGATCTGCGTGCTGCGTTCCGCGGCGCTCCACGACACCCTGCTCGCCGAGAAGGCGTTCGCCGTCTCCGTCCTGTCCGCCGAGCAGGAGCCGACCGCGCGCAGGTTCGCCGACCGGCGGCGTCCGCGCGGCGCCCGCGAGTTCGAGGGGGTCGACGTCGAGCCGGGCCGGCACACCGGGGCGCCGATCCTCAAGGGCGCGCTCGCCTGGCTGGAGTGCGGCCTGACCGCGGTCCACGACGGCGGCGACCACTCCATCCTGCTCGGCTCGGTGCTCGACGCCGGGCGGGGCGGTGACGACCCGGCCCTGCTCTTCCACGGGGGAGCCTTCCACCACCTCTCGCCGACGAAGGTGTAGCGCGACGGTACGAGGGCCCCGGGCCCCGGATGCGGCACATCCGGGACCCGGGGCCCTTTCGCGCGCCTCCTCAGCCCACGGGGGACGGGACGCCCGCCCGCTCCAGGGCGCTCCGGGCCGCCTCCGGCGCGGCGCCCGCCCCCACGAGCAGGCCGTGCACCTGCGCGGCGAAGCAGTGCTCCGCGTCGTACGGCGGGACGAGGAAGCCGCCCAGTTCCAGCGTGACCAGCCCGTGCAGGGCGATCCACATCTGGTGGGCCACCAGCCGCGCGTCCCCCGCGCGGAACCGCCCGGCCTCCATGGCCGCCGTGATCGCGCGGACCAGTGGTTCGAGGGTGTACCGGCCGTGCTGCCGGTCCTCGTCGGTGAGGCTGAAGCCGCCCGGCCCCGAGCCGCCGAACATCACCCCGTACAGGTAGTGGTGGTCGAGCGCGTTGCCCCGGTAGGCGAGGCCGAGCGCGGCGACGTCGGCGACCGGGTCGCCCGTCGCGGCGACCTCGCCCATGCGCTGGTCCAGCCGCGCGAAGCCCTCGCGGACGATCGCCCGGACCAGGTCGTCCATGCTGCCGAAGTGCGTGTAGACCGCGGTGGTCGAGGTCCCCACGGCCGCGGCGAGCCGACGCGTCGTCAGGGCCTGCGGTCCTTCCTCGGCCAGAATCCCCGCCGCCTCCTCGACGAGGCGTGCGCCGAGACCTGGGTCCGCCTGACGTGGACTCACCCTTGACGTCCCTTCGGTTGTGCCGCCATCATGTGGTCAAACGCTGTTATGTAACATCGATACGATACGTTGGGCGGATCCATGATCGCATCGAAAGCCGCAACGGCCTCCCTCTCCGCCGTTCCCCCGGTCGCGCGTGAGTCAACCGTCCTCGCCCCTCCGGCCCTCGGCGCCATCCCCCCGCAACTCGACGGCACCCTCCTCACCGTCGGCCCGAACCCGCTGGGCGGGCCCGACGGCCGGCACCCCTTCGCGGGCGACGGCATGGTCCACGGCCTGCGGCTGCGCGACGGCCGCGCCGAGTGGTACCGCAACCGCTGGCTGCGCACCGACCGCGCCGCCCGCCTGCTCGGCGAACTGCCCGCCCCCGGGCCCCGGCGCGGCTTCAGCGACAACGCGAACGGCAACATCATCCGGCACGCCGGCCGCACCCTGGTCCTGGGCGACGGGGGGCCGCTCCCGCTGGAACTCGACCGCGAGCTGAACACCGCCGCCCGCGTCGACTTCGACGGCACCCTGCCCGCGGGCTTCGCCGCGCACCCCCAGCACGACCCGCTCACCGGCGAACTCCACGCGATCGCCACCAGCCACGAGCCCCCGCACGCCGTCCACGTCGTCGTCGACGTCCACGGCCGGGTCCGGCGCACGGTGCCGATCCAGCTCAAGCGCCCCACCCTGATGCACGCCTTCTCCCTCACGGAGCACTACGCGCTCCTCTACGACCTGCCCGTCGTCCTCGACCCCGCGGCGGCCCCGCGAGCCCCGTACGCCTGGGACGACGGCCACGGCGCGCGCCTCGGGCTGCTGCCCCGCGAGGGCGGGCCGGACGACATCCTGTGGGTGGAGCTGGCACCCTGCTTCGTCTTCCACCCCGTCAACGCCTACGAGACGGACCGGGGCCTCGTCGTCGACGTCGTGCGCCACCCCCGCGTCTTCGACAGCGACCGGCTGCGCCCCGGCGAGACGTGCCCGACGCTGTGGCGCTGGACGGTCCACCCGGCCTCGGGCACCGTCGTGGAGGAGCAGTTGTGCGACCGCGTCCAGGAGGCTCCGCGCATCGACGACCGCTACCGCGGCAGCGCGCACCGCCTCGCCTTCACCACGGCGCTCGCCCCCGGCACGGGGGAACTGCTCGGCGGGCCGTCCCTGCTGCGCCACGACTTCGCCGCCGGGCGGACCGAGGCGCATCACCTGCCGCCCGGCCGCACGACGGGCGAGCCGGTGTTCGTCCCGCGCGAGCCGTGCGCACCCGAGGGCGACGGCTGGCTGCTGAGCCTCACGCACGACCGCCGCACCGACAGGAGCGAGCTGAGGATCGTCGACACCGCCGACTTCACCGGGGGCCCCGTCGCTGTCGTGGAACTGCCCGTGCGGGTGCCGCACGGCTTCCACACGACGTGGACCGCCGGGGCGTAGAGACCGCACCGAACACCTGGGCGCCGCACGGCACTTCGCGACCGGGGGCGGGGCGTTGTCAGGCGGCGGAGGGGAGGCCGGGGGCTCGCGGCGGGGGTCCGTGCGTCCCGGGCCGCGAGCGCGCCTTGAGCGGCGGGGGGCGACGCGGGGGCGGGCGGGTGCGTCGCGGGCGGAAGCGTGGGGCCCGGCGGTCCGAGGACGCCCCCCGGCAGGACGGCGCGCGGCCCCCGGCGCCGCGCGGGAGGCGCGGGGACGGGGACCGCGTGCGGGGGCCGGGACGCCTGCGGGGGCGGGGCCTCAGAGGTACTGCGTGTTGGGGGCGAGGCCGCACAGGATGCGGCCGTACAGCTCCAGGTTGGTGTTCGGGTGCATGATCGCGTGGAGGTTGAGCGTCTGGACGTCGCGCTCGATGCGCTGGATGGGCACGTGCGTGTACACCGAGGAGGCGCCGCTCGCCGTGTTCAGGATGTCGACGGCCTCCTTCGAGCGCTGGGACGCCGCCCCCGTGTCGAGGCGGACGCGGGCCCGCTCCTCCAGCGTCCACGGCTCGCCCGAGGCGTTCTTGCTGTCCACCAGGTCGGCGATGCGGTGCACGTGGAACTCGGACTCGTCGATCTTGACCGACGCCTCGGCGACCTGGAGGTGGGTCAGCGGGGCCTGGCTCTGGTCGGTGTACTCGGTGTAGGTGATCTTCCGGCCGGGCAGCCGCTCGAAGAAGACGTCCCGGGCGCCCTTGGCCAGACCCAGCGCGGTGGCGCTGACCGTGGCGCACGCCGTCGGCATGATGGGCGCCCGGTGGATGAGCGCGTCGGCGTTGCTGCCGTGGCCGCTGTGTCCCTGGAGGATGCCGCCGAGCGGGATGTACCAGCCCTCCGGCACGAAGACGTCGTGGGCGACCGTGCTGACACTGCCCGAGCCGCGCAGCCCGGCGGTGTGCCAGTCGTCGACGATCTCCAGCGAGGCGAGCGGGATGAGGGTCATGACCGGCTGGTGGCTGCCGTCCGGCATGGCCAGCACCGCCGCGTTGGTGTTCCACCTGCTCTGCTTCGCCCCGCTGTTGAACGACCACCTGCCGTTGACCACGATGCCGCCCTCGGCGGGCACCGCCATGGCCGTGGCGCTGATGATGCCGCTCACCAGGTCGTCCGGCGAGGCGAACACCTCGTCCTGGACCGCGTCGGGGAAGAGGCCCGCGACCCACGCGCTGATGGACCACACCCCGGCGGTCCACGAAGCCGATCCGTCGCCCCTGGCCAGCTCCGCGAGGACCTCCACCTGGGTCCTCATGTCGGACTCGTAGCCGCCGAGGCGTGCGGGGAGCCGGGTGCGCAGGAGGCCGGCCTCGGCCATCGCCTTGACGGTGCCCTCGTGCAGTTGGCGGTTCTCCTCGCCCCAGGCCGCGTTCTCCCGCAGCGTCGGCACGAGGCGTGCCGCGCGGGCGACGAGGTCGGCACGGGTCGGCGAGTCCGCAAGGTCGGTGGTGTCCATGGATTCTCCTCGGGAAGCGTGGACAGGAGGCGGGCTCCCGGTGACCGGAGCCCTGGACCACCGTGGCAGGCACCGGTGCGGGTGACATCTCCTGGGTTGCGGGGGAGTGGCGAACCCGTCACGAACGCGCGCGGGGCCGCCCTCGTCCCCACCCCACCCGCCCCTCCGGCCACCTCGCGAAACGGCTTCCGCCGGACAACTCCGCACGCTGGAAGAATCTCTGCGCAGAACCCGCAATCTGGAAGACGCCTGAGGGGTCGTCAGCCCTGATGATGCACCCCGAACCGCGTAGCGGCTTCCGGCCGACTCCGCCCGACGAGGAGACAGGTGCACCCATGACCGAGCCAACAGCCCACCGTCCAGGCAGACTTCCCTCCCTGACCGCCTTACGATTCGTTGCCGCGCTCCTGGTCTTCATCTTCCATTCGCACTATCTGGGCGTCTTCAGGAACACCTCGGTCGAGAAGCACTACGACTTCATCACCAACAGCGCCGGAGGGGTCGGCGTCTCGTTCTTCTTCGTGCTCAGCGGATTCGTGCTGACCTGGGTGGCGAAGCCGACCGACACCATGGGCGGGTTCTGGCGGCGCCGGTTCTTCAAGATCTACCCCAGCCACCTCGTGGTCTGGCTGGTCATCCTGGCCATGCTGCTCGTCTCGGGCACCGCGACCGAGAGCGGGCCCGCCATTGCCAACCTGTTCCTGGTGAACGCCTGGGTGCCGGAGATGAACAACCTCATCTTCGCGGTCAACGGGGTGACGTGGTCGTTGTCGGCGGAGATAGCCTTCTACCTGCTCTTCCCGTTCCTGATCATCGGCATCAGGAAGATCCCGGCCCGCCACCTCTGGTACTGGGCCGCGGGTGTCGCGCTGCTGGCGCTGTCCGTGCCGCTGCTGTCGAAGACCTTCCTGCCGGACTCGCCGGTCTTCCCCGGCTACGACGAGTTCTCCTGGCCGCAGATGTGGTTCGCCTACCAGTTCCCGCTGGTGCGCTGCCTGGAGTTCGTCGTCGGCATCCTCTTCGCCCGCATCGTCCTGAGCGAACAGTGGGGCCGCGTCCGCCTGGCCCCGGCCCTGCTCAGTGTGGTCGCGGTCTACGTGGTGTCGCTCTGGCTGCCGCAGCTGTGGTCCTTCGCGGCGCCCTACTCCTTCCCGCTCGGCCTGCTCGTCGCGGCCGTCGCCGCCCGGGACATCGAGGGCAGGGACACCCTGCTCGCCCGTCGCCCGCTGGTCTGGCTGGGCGAGATCTCGTACGCGTTCTTCCTGATCCACCTCAACGTGCTGAACTCGGCGCAGGCGGCGTTCAAGGGGCAGTGGATGGGGTACGGCGCGTTCGAGAAGACGTCGTGGAGCACGCCGGTTGCCGTGCTGTTCCTGCTCGGCTGCCTCGCCGTCAGCATCGTCCTGGCCTGGCTGCTCTACCGGTGCGTCGAGATGCCGGCCATGCGGAGATGGTCCAGGCCGCGCCCCCGCCCCTCCGCGCGGGTGGGCGGCACCGGCGAGGTCAAGGCCCCCGCGACCGGCGCCTGAACCGCCGTACCCCCTCCGCCCGGTACCCCGTCACGACGGGTACCGGGCGGAACCCTGCTCAGGGCGCGCTCGTCCCGGCGCCGTCGGCCACCGCCCCCGGGGCCTCGGACGCGGGGCCCTCGGTCTCGGGGGCCCCCTCCTTCTTCTGGCCCAGCGTCATCCAGGCCAGGACGACGACCAGCGCGATGACCACGATGCCGACGACGGCCACGGTGTTGAGCCCGTCGGTGAAGGCGCTGTGGGCAGAGGCCAGCAGCGAACGGGCCTGGGCGGCCGGGAGGTCGGCGGCGGCGGCGACCGCCTCGGCCAGTGTCTGCCGGGCCTCGGGCACCGGCGAGGAGGACATGCCGGACTGGTAGACCGCCCCGCAGATGCTGCCGAGCAGCGCCAGGCCGAGCGTCGAGCCGAGGAGGTTGCTCGTCTCCGACATCGACGCCGCCGAGCCCGCCTTCTCGGGCGGGGCCGCCCCGACGATCAGGCTGGTGCCGAGCACGAACATCGGCGCGATGCCCAGTGCCACCAGCGCCACGCTCAGCGACACCAGGGCGGCGCTGCTGTCGCTGGTCACGGTGGTGAGCAGGATCAGGCCCACGAAGCACAGCACGAGGCCGCCGAGGATCGCGGTGCGCGACTGGATGCGCCGGGTCAGCACCGGGGTGACCACCACGCCGATCGCGATGCCCACCCCGGTCGGCGCCTGCCACAGCCCGGCCTGCTCCGGGTCCAGCCCGAGCACGCTCTGGATGAACTGGCTGGTCGGCAGGCCCAGACCGGCGAGCGTCCCGGAGGCGAGCAGCATCGCCAGCAGGGAGCTGCTGAACTTCGTGTTGCGGAACAGCCGCAGATCGAGCAGCGGGTTGCTCAGCCGCAACTGCCGCAGGGTGAACACGACCCCGAACACGACACCCACGACGATGGCGACGATCGCCCCCGCGGGCGAGCTGTCGTCGCCGCCGGCCGCGAGCTGCTTGATGCCGTAGATGATCGGCAGGATCGCGGCGAGCGACAGGACCACGCTCAGCAGGTCGAGGCGGTTGGCCTCGCGGTCGCGGTACTCGGGCAGCAGGATGGGCCCGAAGATCAGCAGGAGCACCATGACCGGGATGCTGATCAGGAAGACCGAGCCCCACCAGAAGTGCTGGAGCAGGACCCCGCCGATGACCGGCCCGAGCGCGGCCCCGCCGAAGTTGCAGAAGGCCCACAGGGAGATCGCGGTGCCCATCTGCTTCGGGTTGCGGAACATGTTGCTGATCAGGGCCAGCGTCGAGGGGGACAGCGTCGCCGCGGCGATGCCGAGGAGCGCGCGGGCGATGATCAGCATCAGCGGGCTGGTCGAGAACGCGGCGAGCACCGAAGCCGCGGCGAAGGCGCTCGCGCCGATCAGCAGCAGCTTGCGGCGGCCGATCCGGTCACCGAGCGTCCCCATGGTGATCATGAAACCGGCGAGCATGAAGCCGTAGATGTCGGTGATCCACAGCTGTTCGGTGCCGCTCGCGCCCAGGTCGGCGCTCAGGTGGGGCAGTGCCAGGAACAGGACCCCGATGTCGAAGGCGACGAGCAGCGTGGGCAGCGCCAGTGCGGCCAGGCCCAGCCATTCCCGCCGCCCGGCCCGTGGGGGAGCCTCCTGCGTCGTGTCACTCATGGCGATCCTTTCTCACGTCACCGCCGAGGACGGCGCCGCGCGGCGCCGTTTCCCGGTAGTCGGAGCAGACGCCGGGATTCCGACACGCGCGCCCGCCGGGCGAGCGGCCCGGGACGGTGTCCTCGCGGGCCGCTCCCCGGGGGCGGGGCGAGGGGGACGGCCCGCTTCCGGTGGTCGTGGACCGGGCGGGCGCCTACTGGCGTACGGCCCCCGTCGCCCGGTCGAGGCGGCCGACGTGGTCCTTCCGGCCGCGTCGCCGGGCCGTGAACTCCAGGTACGCCTGCGCGCCCAGCAGGTGGAGAATCCACGCCCCCCAGCTGGTGGCCTCGATGAGGACCTGGATGTTCACCTGGAGACCCCAGTGCAGCATCATCCAGGCCACGATGCGGCCGTAGGTCGTGAACAGCGCGAGCGAGAAGCTGTAGACCATCCAGCGGCGGTGCTCGGCGTACCGGTGCACCCGCGCCTTGTACCAGGCGTACAGCGTCGTGCCCAGCCACAGGACCGCGCCGGTGGCGAGGCCGGTGCTGCCCTGGTTGGCGCGGTGCGGCACCAGGACGAACAGCACGATGAGCGACGTCGGGATCACCGCGCCGAACACGTACACCCGGCCGACGAGGCGGTGCACCCTCGGGCGCGTGCGGCGCAGGTGGGGCCAGACCTGGAGCATCATCGTCACCAGGGCCAGGTTGCCCGTGACCACGTGGGCGACCAGGAACGCGAAGTGCGGGTGGAAGCCCGGGTCGAGCTGGCTGCGGGAGGCGGTCTCGTCCGTGGTGAAGTAGTGCGGGAACGCGTACAAAACGTTGAAGAGCACGGCGAGGCCCACCACGCCGTACCAGGGGTAGTACCTCTTCCACCAGGGCCGATCCGCACCGGCTGCGGGTCGCTGCTCGGTGCCGGGGGCGTCGGGCGGGGCCTGGAGGCCCGTCTGTGGACTGTTCTGCGACATGCCTGTCCTCGGCTCTCTCGCGGCGGGGCTGAAGCGCACGTAGAGCATCGGGCCTGAAACCCCCGACGGCATCTTCGTACGTGCCATGTTCCGCCTTTCCAGGGCGAGTTGAGGACAAGTCACCGACTCTGGGGCTGAATTCCGCCGCTCCGCGCCCCGGCGCCCACCGCCCGGTACGGGGACACGCGCACCGCTCGTGAGCGGCCCGCAATCCAGGAGATGCCCGGCTCCGGCCGCAGAGCACATGGTGAAGCGCGTGGGTGGTGACGGTGGCAGCCGATCCCGCTGTGACGGCTGCCACCGCTCCCCGGGCGGGCGACGGGCGGCTCCTCCGCTCCGACGCCGTGTCCCCCGTCGCCCTCCACCCGGCCCCCTCGCACCCCCGGACGGCCGGAGCACCGGTCTGTCCGCGCGACCCCGAGCACGGGAACCGCGGATTCCCGACCTGCCCCGCACGACTTCCCGACATCCCCCGCACGACCCCCAGGAGGTGGGCTGAATGCCCCAGGAAACATCCCGGCCGACGGCCGACGGCGACCCGACCCGCGCCGTCGTGCTGGGCGGCAGCATCGCCGGGCTGTTCGCGGCCCGTGTGCTCGCCGAGGCGTACGACGAGGTGGTCGTCGTGGACAGGGACGCGGTCACCGGGGTGGACGGTCCACGCCGCGGCCGTCCCCAGGGCAAGCACATCAACGCCATGCACGTGCGCGGCAGGGTGGTGATGGAGGAGCTGTACCCCGGCATCACCGACCAGCTCGTCGCCGACGGCGTCCCGATCGGCGACTTCTCCGGCTCCGTCCGCTGGTACTTCCGCGGCCGTCCCGTCAAGCGCGCCGACATCGGCTTCATCGCGGTGCCCGCCACGGCGCCGCTGATGGAGCGCCGCATCCGCGAACGCACCGCCGAGCTGGCCAACGTCCGCTTCGCCGAGGGCTGCGACATCCTGGGCCTGGCCGCCAGCGCCGACCACGCGCGGGTGACCGGCGTCAAGATCCAGCGCCGGGGCAAGACCGCCGAGACGATCGCCGCCGACCTCGTCGTCGACGCGACCGGGCGCGGCTCGCGCACCCCCCTGTGGCTGGAGGAGATGGGCTACCCGCGCGTCGCGGAGGAGCGGACCGACATCGGTCTGGGCTACGTCACGCAGAACTACCGGATGAAGGCGGACCCGTACCACGGCGACCTCGCCATCATCGCCGTCGCCCACCCCGAGGTGCCCCGCGGCGTCATCTTCACCAAGACCGAGGGCGACACGACCCTGATGACGGTCTACGGCATCCTCGGCGACCACCCGCCGACCGACCAGCAGGGGCTCTACCAGTTCGTCAAGCGCCTGCCCGTCCCCGACATCCACGAGGCGCTGCAGCACGCGGAACCGGTCGACGAGCCGGTCGCCTTCCGCTTCCCCACCACACAGCGCCGCCGCTACGAGGACATGCCCCGCTTCCCGTCGGGCCTCCTGGTCATCGGCGACGCGGTGTCGTGCTTCAACCCGGTCTACGCGCAGGGCATGACGGTCGCGGCGATGTCCGCCCTGACCCTGCGCCGCCACCTCCACTCCGGGGCCACGCCGGACGGGCGGCAGTACTTCCGCGACCTGGCCCACGACGTCATCGACCCGCCCTGGGAGATGACCCGCACCGTCGACCTCGGCTTCGACGGGGTCGAGGGCAAGCGGG comes from Streptomyces sp. Tu6071 and encodes:
- a CDS encoding DUF2306 domain-containing protein, which translates into the protein MARTKMPSGVSGPMLYVRFSPAAREPRTGMSQNSPQTGLQAPPDAPGTEQRPAAGADRPWWKRYYPWYGVVGLAVLFNVLYAFPHYFTTDETASRSQLDPGFHPHFAFLVAHVVTGNLALVTMMLQVWPHLRRTRPRVHRLVGRVYVFGAVIPTSLIVLFVLVPHRANQGSTGLATGAVLWLGTTLYAWYKARVHRYAEHRRWMVYSFSLALFTTYGRIVAWMMLHWGLQVNIQVLIEATSWGAWILHLLGAQAYLEFTARRRGRKDHVGRLDRATGAVRQ
- a CDS encoding acyl-CoA dehydrogenase family protein gives rise to the protein MDTTDLADSPTRADLVARAARLVPTLRENAAWGEENRQLHEGTVKAMAEAGLLRTRLPARLGGYESDMRTQVEVLAELARGDGSASWTAGVWSISAWVAGLFPDAVQDEVFASPDDLVSGIISATAMAVPAEGGIVVNGRWSFNSGAKQSRWNTNAAVLAMPDGSHQPVMTLIPLASLEIVDDWHTAGLRGSGSVSTVAHDVFVPEGWYIPLGGILQGHSGHGSNADALIHRAPIMPTACATVSATALGLAKGARDVFFERLPGRKITYTEYTDQSQAPLTHLQVAEASVKIDESEFHVHRIADLVDSKNASGEPWTLEERARVRLDTGAASQRSKEAVDILNTASGASSVYTHVPIQRIERDVQTLNLHAIMHPNTNLELYGRILCGLAPNTQYL
- a CDS encoding acyltransferase family protein — translated: MTEPTAHRPGRLPSLTALRFVAALLVFIFHSHYLGVFRNTSVEKHYDFITNSAGGVGVSFFFVLSGFVLTWVAKPTDTMGGFWRRRFFKIYPSHLVVWLVILAMLLVSGTATESGPAIANLFLVNAWVPEMNNLIFAVNGVTWSLSAEIAFYLLFPFLIIGIRKIPARHLWYWAAGVALLALSVPLLSKTFLPDSPVFPGYDEFSWPQMWFAYQFPLVRCLEFVVGILFARIVLSEQWGRVRLAPALLSVVAVYVVSLWLPQLWSFAAPYSFPLGLLVAAVAARDIEGRDTLLARRPLVWLGEISYAFFLIHLNVLNSAQAAFKGQWMGYGAFEKTSWSTPVAVLFLLGCLAVSIVLAWLLYRCVEMPAMRRWSRPRPRPSARVGGTGEVKAPATGA
- a CDS encoding flavin reductase family protein gives rise to the protein MTGTRPPTAVDPPAGPDGRRELRRVLGSFATGVTLVTTGRENPRGMTANSFASVSLEPALVLICVLRSAALHDTLLAEKAFAVSVLSAEQEPTARRFADRRRPRGAREFEGVDVEPGRHTGAPILKGALAWLECGLTAVHDGGDHSILLGSVLDAGRGGDDPALLFHGGAFHHLSPTKV
- a CDS encoding MFS transporter, coding for MSDTTQEAPPRAGRREWLGLAALALPTLLVAFDIGVLFLALPHLSADLGASGTEQLWITDIYGFMLAGFMITMGTLGDRIGRRKLLLIGASAFAAASVLAAFSTSPLMLIIARALLGIAAATLSPSTLALISNMFRNPKQMGTAISLWAFCNFGGAALGPVIGGVLLQHFWWGSVFLISIPVMVLLLIFGPILLPEYRDREANRLDLLSVVLSLAAILPIIYGIKQLAAGGDDSSPAGAIVAIVVGVVFGVVFTLRQLRLSNPLLDLRLFRNTKFSSSLLAMLLASGTLAGLGLPTSQFIQSVLGLDPEQAGLWQAPTGVGIAIGVVVTPVLTRRIQSRTAILGGLVLCFVGLILLTTVTSDSSAALVSLSVALVALGIAPMFVLGTSLIVGAAPPEKAGSAASMSETSNLLGSTLGLALLGSICGAVYQSGMSSSPVPEARQTLAEAVAAAADLPAAQARSLLASAHSAFTDGLNTVAVVGIVVIALVVVLAWMTLGQKKEGAPETEGPASEAPGAVADGAGTSAP
- a CDS encoding carotenoid oxygenase family protein: MIASKAATASLSAVPPVARESTVLAPPALGAIPPQLDGTLLTVGPNPLGGPDGRHPFAGDGMVHGLRLRDGRAEWYRNRWLRTDRAARLLGELPAPGPRRGFSDNANGNIIRHAGRTLVLGDGGPLPLELDRELNTAARVDFDGTLPAGFAAHPQHDPLTGELHAIATSHEPPHAVHVVVDVHGRVRRTVPIQLKRPTLMHAFSLTEHYALLYDLPVVLDPAAAPRAPYAWDDGHGARLGLLPREGGPDDILWVELAPCFVFHPVNAYETDRGLVVDVVRHPRVFDSDRLRPGETCPTLWRWTVHPASGTVVEEQLCDRVQEAPRIDDRYRGSAHRLAFTTALAPGTGELLGGPSLLRHDFAAGRTEAHHLPPGRTTGEPVFVPREPCAPEGDGWLLSLTHDRRTDRSELRIVDTADFTGGPVAVVELPVRVPHGFHTTWTAGA
- a CDS encoding FAD-dependent oxidoreductase — translated: MPQETSRPTADGDPTRAVVLGGSIAGLFAARVLAEAYDEVVVVDRDAVTGVDGPRRGRPQGKHINAMHVRGRVVMEELYPGITDQLVADGVPIGDFSGSVRWYFRGRPVKRADIGFIAVPATAPLMERRIRERTAELANVRFAEGCDILGLAASADHARVTGVKIQRRGKTAETIAADLVVDATGRGSRTPLWLEEMGYPRVAEERTDIGLGYVTQNYRMKADPYHGDLAIIAVAHPEVPRGVIFTKTEGDTTLMTVYGILGDHPPTDQQGLYQFVKRLPVPDIHEALQHAEPVDEPVAFRFPTTQRRRYEDMPRFPSGLLVIGDAVSCFNPVYAQGMTVAAMSALTLRRHLHSGATPDGRQYFRDLAHDVIDPPWEMTRTVDLGFDGVEGKRDLKVRVGQRYLAMVQTAATRDPVVTRGYMRAAGMLDRPEQLMRPAMILRVLLNALRGPAGRAAVPPALADPAPSRSGAR
- a CDS encoding TetR/AcrR family transcriptional regulator, which produces MSPRQADPGLGARLVEEAAGILAEEGPQALTTRRLAAAVGTSTTAVYTHFGSMDDLVRAIVREGFARLDQRMGEVAATGDPVADVAALGLAYRGNALDHHYLYGVMFGGSGPGGFSLTDEDRQHGRYTLEPLVRAITAAMEAGRFRAGDARLVAHQMWIALHGLVTLELGGFLVPPYDAEHCFAAQVHGLLVGAGAAPEAARSALERAGVPSPVG
- a CDS encoding acyl-CoA thioesterase codes for the protein MLPYYELRHTVGFEETNLVGNVYYVNYVRWQGRCREMFLDEHAPEVLEDIRGDLKLFTLSVGCDFFAEITAFDRLSIRMRLEDLTQTQVGFAFDYVRLRGDAEDLVARGRQRVACMRGPNTDTRPTRVPEALRRALGPYGPGAPGASSGRPAGSPSGVTP